The Aedes aegypti strain LVP_AGWG unplaced genomic scaffold, AaegL5.0 Primary Assembly AGWG_AaegL5_hic_scaff_1617_1616_1615_PBJ_arrow, whole genome shotgun sequence genome contains the following window.
GAGGCGTCTACGTTCGCTGGAGAGAAGGTGTTTGGCTCGTTGAGCAGTGAGATCACGGATAGCAGGATGGTTCTAACGTTCTGTGTAGGATTCCACCTTTCGCACGGCAGTTCGCCACTTTGCGGATCGTCAACCGGTGGATGCAGAATCGAGATGCAGAGGTCGCCATTCTAAAGGACAAGACGGGTGAGTTTTATGTTCCAATTATTTGTGGAATCAGTTACAGTTACCTCATATACATTTGGATGCCAAACTTTTGTCAAGAAACGTATTGATGGAGGAGAATACGGATAATCAGGAGGAAATTTCATATGAGCCTGAAAATATAGAAAATAGTGAAGTCTACTATAAATCGACATGTTATTCAGATAGTACCAATGATATGTAGAAAGTAACATCAGTTCTCTATAAAAATAAGTCATACAAACTGCACAAGCGTTTCAGAGTTCATTTTTTCTTCCTTAAATTTACTCTAGAGCTTCTTGCAACTTGCAACCTGGAATTGATCTCGAAATTTGTCAAGGAATACTACTGAGAACTTTTCCAAGAAGTacttcagatattactccaggagtttcagtaatttatcagAAAGTAACAGAACTCTACTGTTAGATCATTGATGGACGCAGAAATCATCCAATgtttttttgaaagtttgctGTAGGCTGAGATTctctaagaaattccttcagatatttccaAGCATTCATTTTTGATTACTCAAAAAACtgttccagggattctaccagcaATGTTCACTTAATAGTTTTCAAGCATTATACTAGGATTTCAAGGAATTGTTTAGCTAAAAACTTAGGACTTCCGCTATAAGCTAATGTACTTTAAGCAATGTTCGGGGTGGCCACCgaatttcgattttgaaattcccgcttttttcccggttttcccggtatgttttacttaggggtctattttataagtcgagtcgatcaaaatgactcgactggggacactgtcgaccgaaaaattcgctcgactcagctctgtcactcgtgtttctcgacaattgtcactctatgtgactggattactatgggaatcgacgggtgacatctgaaatatacatgtttgctttgatcgacaatgaatacagacgagtcacatgaatctgctcgatttacaaaataggccccttaattttcccggttttaaATTCATTCTTTCCAACGACTTTAATAGACTCTTTCTATATCGTTTCTATGAAAAgtactgaaatattttttaaaaaacgattaaaaaaaaattacttatttttttttagtaatttgattgtttatcaatagtttcactATTGGAACAATAAGTTAACTATTAGATTGTTCTAATCAATATAGAATCTTTCCTGATAACTATGACATGGTATAGTATTCATCTGAATCGATTTGTCTCgtgttcgtcgaaaatcaatgaAGCCATGGAGCTATATATCATGGGAAAGAGATGGTTAATTGTGCTAATAAAACAGATCCTACTCTTGACACGCCAGGAGTTTAATTTGAATGCTATTTGACCCACATTTACCAACAGCCCTTTAagccaaattaaaaattttcaacttcaagtttgaggatctagagaacctgacaaccgttcgcgttgaatatttgatggattggttgcattctggtgatgataaaacgatcaaaatttcagctcagagCTCTGTTCAGAACCAAATAGActcgtgctcttgaaacttcATGGTTTGGCTTTGgtatataatcaccttaagcgcaTCTTAATGCTGAATTTCAGATAATATGGCCGACAAAAGCCCCAGGTGTCTAAGTAAACCATCAAGATGCCAAATAGTTCTTTAACGTAAtgtaaattatttcaattcctaaacctttgaattttcttctctaaagcaaataagttcaaggtATGGATGAAACAAATCCGCACATGTAGAAGCACTTACATAGGGTTCACTCACAATTTTAATAACAccgaaaatcatcatttttgacacccatccaccctctcgtaatgctttttgtatggatattctacacattttatatGCGCTGTAACAGCTTGATCGATATTAAAATCCTAAATGCGCccatattcaaaacttttgtcgaCTAGATAACAAGTgacatattaaaaacttttataaataaatgCTTGTTTTCAAGATTAGTTGTGGTATCCAACAATTACAGAAGGGTGCAATAAGCAATTAATCTTTGATTCAAAACGTCAAGTAAAAAAACagagaaaagttcaaaaaatattagcaCTGACAGTGcgagaacaaaaattcaaaaacatattttgaaacgtTGCTTAGAAAAGAGTAAAGCAGTTTTAAGAAATATGATGTAGCATAGtagaaattaaataattaatgtttgaaattatttcgaaatAGCGGATGCCATGAGAATGTCATTAAACATAACTACtttctataatttattttggaGGTAATTTTGTAGACTacagcttgaagatgttcgttcaaaacgattttcccggtgatcttctaaaattcccggtttttcccgtctttttcccggtggattcaaattcccgtctttttcccgcttttcccgtttttcccggtacggtggccaccctgaatgTTTAACATTGAAACTACAGATATCACCGTAACACTTAGGGgtcgtacacaaattatgtcacgctcgggaggggggggggggtgttctCAGTCATAGCGTGACTAGCCTTACACAATTTTTAGAGGACTCATACAAGAAGCGTGACAAGGGGggaggggagggggtcgaaaaagtcgaaacttagcgtgacataatttgtgtaccattccTTACTAATCAacgcgcaatctataaacttcattcaatgaacaacaatgaatataatgacaaaaaatgtttatttattcCATTCGATGGTTTTAGACAGTTTCATTCATTGAattcatttattcattattcatgaattgaaaaatatgtcgaagaataattattttatcaacAATGATTTATAGAAAGAAACTCCCATTTAATAATCTGTTTTTATAACTGATTAAGCTAAGTAGTAGGCTCAGTTCCAGTAGAGATGTAACGCaaggaaaaagaagaataagaagaaaaatatgCGTAGCTAGTATTAGTGCAAGCCTCGAAATTCAATATGTTGATTGCTAACAAGGtcgaaaactcattctactacttaaaatcaagatggcgtcaaaatccaagatggccgccagatttctTCACTCAATATAACATTCCTATGCTTCACTAAACTCGAACGatagaaaacttgtttctttgtttatagaaaaaatgatgGTTGCATTGATTGTACTCGttatatacgtcaaaatcgtagaacatgatttagaaaatcgttcatctCATAGAGCttatcttactcagttttttctcagaTTTATAATAGTGATCTCACAAGGGAAGgccacgatggtgttacacggggttttcaaccggactatttttgttagattctacatgtcaaaatatgaaaaaccccaaagcctttcgggtgatggaccagtggtgtagccaggaggggctctaaaaggggcaattttgtaagtatattatattattaagctaattggaaatatgactaaaatattttttagtaattattgtgatggtagagaacagaattgacattgatgtatgtttaaaatgtattttttccatgtcaTAGGCACAATCGGGATGGGTTTCTTGTTGGTATActatttcaataaaaccaaatttgttttggtgtccatattccatgttagttacgccaattgcaaaaaaaaaaatacattacaaacaTACATTAACGTCAATTATGTTCATTACTATCGTAATAAATACagagaaaaatctttttgacaaattttcaattgactcaataatattatattcgtacgAAATCGATAATTtctgagcccctcctggctacaccactggtccatcacccgaaaggctttggggtttgtcatatttcgacatgtagaatctaacaaaaatagtccggttgaaatccccgtgtaacaccatcgtgaccttctaTTGTCAGAATTTAAAACCAGTGGtacgctaatggtgaaaaaacgtgAAGAAATGCCtaagatttaacaaaaaatggGCTTACCACTGTTcggctagctggcgtacgaagggtccaccaatttaagaaaaccgaaaggaccaccctttagtTAGTATAGCGATCAGTAACATAAAtaggaattctaacgatgggtgccgggTTGATctaaagtgggaaagggcctTCATAATGTCTCATTTAagcctctctttcccatggtaagCGGGGTAAGATGAGCAGCCTTTCCCTTCTGACGTTTTAAGCAAAGTTTATCAATAAATCCTTTGGGAGTctaatgaataacaataaattcaTAGGACCAaaaattttaacgaaaacatCAACATTGCTacgtaaatattgtcaaatgtatcttcttcttcttcttctaggcattaactgagagctttctttgcctaagttaccattttcgcattcgtatatcgtgtgtcaggtacgattatactatatGCCCAAAGGTCAAAGGTATATTTTAGtcaaaaaataacctttttcgaataatatttagacatttaaaagtgatatttttgttgtGTGGATCAATTTTTTCTTACTTCTTTTGCCGTGTAGCTAGAGACAATCTAAAGCAAAACTATTATCAAGtttgaaaatatcaataatttttcatcCGTGTGGCAAGATGAGCAACATCGTCAAAATGAAGGAAAAGTGTAAAATTATAAAACCACATTTAGTTGTCAGCTTAGCATACGCACAAAACTATTACTTCGAAAGTagtgagacaaaaaaaaaaatgattgttttttaagtaaaattccagaaatttatgtggtcattttttttttaaatgaaagctttaaAATTAGCTGAAGATAAATACATAAGTTCAAGATAATATCTTCGGACattacaaacattgaaaaataatgtcaaaTATAAGCACGATTTACTAATTTTACCAGAATAAAAATGTTTAGCTAGCTAACTAAATCTTATTGGTACGATTAGTTCGATAATTATTGGAATAAATTGATACCCTCATTTGTCTCACTGAACATCGAAATGAGTAGACCTAATGATCGAACTGAGACACAATCAACTTGCAATtgatattcaataaaaaaatttgaagtagattttgaatgatttattcAATTTGCAATAACTTTTTTAAAAGCACTAATGTTTAAACGCCATTTTGAACTGCTCTTGAAAAAAGCTATGAGATAGAAATTGTTAAACATGTTATTTAACTTCTAAATCTAAAGGGTTTTGACCTTCTAGCTATGAAAAATTGTATACCCAGAGAGATAAACTTCAACTGTAGTTTATCTACTTTAGAACATTAATCGGCTCATCACGTGACTCCGCTAAGATGGTTCACACTCTAAACAATCGAAGAACAAGGGCAAGAAAAAAGTAACATTTAAAGCATGAAGAATTAAATGCCAGTTACGAATCGAAGTGATGTACAACTATCAACTTATAAAGCGACATCAATAAGTAGCAACTTGAGTCAACATGGAACACGACTACGGAGCACGCAACAGAAAGTAGCGTTTTACAACGAGGGACAAGGTGAGAGGAAGCACGAATGGCTGCAGCAAGCAACATCGGCAAGGTTATCTGTCACATAGAATTCGCTTCCAAAAGCTGACTGGGGGGCAAACTCACGCCTAAACGAGATAGAGAGATATACTACTAATAGACAAACGAACGATATATACAGAAGCAGCACAAGTCCGAATGAACCCAGCCAAGTGTGAATGAAAGCCAGATCGGATATAGCTAGCTAGCTACTATTGCAAGTCAGAGAGCCTATACCTATAACTCGTTCAATTGCCAATGTGTATTACCAAACGGTAGTCAGGAATTGATGGCTATTGGCTAGAAGCACTACTCAATTATACATATCGGAAGTTGAAACACAGCAAAGTGTAATAATGCAATATCTATTCTTCTGGGATTATTTTTAGGACTCATTCGTAATTCGTGACGCGAATCAGTGGTTTGTTGCTCTCTGAGATGCGTCGCCCGCCAAGCAAACGTCAATAGACTTCTCTGCGAGATCTCGTGTAACACGCTGTTATGCGGAAGTTACCGTTCAAGGATTGAATTGAACGAAGCAACAATTCCCATTTCGTATGAATCAGAATCGGATCTGATTGGGAGCAGTTGAGATACTCTAATAGATTTATCAACTGAACTGCTTCTGCAAACTGCGTTTGTTCAGTAGGGTGCGGATTATTTTCTATAACCACAAATTCTTgggctcttctgaattcaaatcacaaataAAAAGAAACCTCATGATTAGAGACAAAAAAGGTTTAGAGATGGCGCGAGTGACTTAGATAAGGTACCCCGGGCAAATGGGACctaaaaacgatagttcaaacaaattgatttcttaatgtcaatattttgcaaatccaacaacacggtcgcattttggcaacatatttgctggtgtgtgcatggatttgatcgaataatttctaaGTTGTAAAAACCATTTTTGTAAGGAGAAAGTTGTAAAATGACCTATTAGACGCAGTTCCCTCGCTAAACAGGGCAAGTGGGACCCATCCAGTTTCATATGTCAATCCAcgtcagtaagtcaaccattgcaATAATAGGATAGATGAATCAtagatttttattttgattacaTATTTGATGTCCATAAGGGagcaaccataaaatacgtaatgCTTTAGGAAGAAAACGTACATTTAAAAGTATGTCACATCGaacttaatattaactgaaaattcctcactaAAGACGTAAAGAGGAATAacacatgttcaaaatatatcatttataagtcaTCAATTAATAAGCAGCAcgtaaactttcaataattgtCGGAATTGTAAATGTGTTTCGTCATTACTGTTACGCATGTATAACTCGGTAATTAAAACAGTGTCAGGCCAACTCAAGCCGCAGGATATCTCCGGCAATCCCAGGGTCGGCTAGCTACTttcctaagaaattcctccaagaattgtgttttggatatctcaagaatataacctggatttttccaaggataatCATAGAAATTTCATaaggaaattttccaaagattcttttagatttttataaggAAGACCAGGATTCCATCCAGTGATTCTTTCATCGATTTCCTTAGTATATCCTCCAAGATTTACGTTTAGaagatcttcaaaaaaaaatgttgtaagatCTTCTAAAGTAACAACTGTAGAATTCGAAAAAACTGTTGAACAATTAGtgtaaaaatatctggaggaactgCTAATATAGTCTTTGTATAAAAACCGGGATAATCCCTGAGacaattactggaggtagtataGTTTGAGTGATTAGGAAatcctctaagcatcctttgaaaaaattctggaagaattggtagaagaatttctaaagagatttgagggctgtttgggcacgtcaggagttaatcatcaatattaacctccttttcccgagcagcctagatagccgcgtagtgtcggtagcggttgtttcaattggctaagaattaacactacggactgcctgttccggtggtaaaagtccacctcacaggtgacccctaattcatgcggctttaagcttaccgtgcctaagaatgaatgtttaggggggtctaaataaaacctaaccgcaaacggagcctgtggagtaccagggcgccctctacagtattatgcccttcctgtgctacccggagcaatggtgcaggtgaccttgaaTTTCTctgagataatcggctgcccttcttcagtctcaaccCTGAGGCtcaataagggtgggattattaatacgttgaaatttagtttaaatttttacctttatggtttcgcattatgcgttttacacagtgtattctgtgcttttcgcctttggcgactttttagagataccgatctggttttttcgctgctggtctttttcgtgctgagattgtgaAAAGCTTAAaacctgcctagtttgggtagtggctacggttaggatagcttagttagaccaatcttcagcatataatatcagcaacgatcaatctttgcagactcatgcaaatggtacagttcaAGTGGCGCTAGTCCAAAAAACTTactttgtgaacttttatctaggtaaccttgtggacccagtttttgttactttcagaaacatgaaatggcaaactcgcgttccatgcctcgtgcatgcgtgctcgttaataaagcaatcgttgctacactcatttctgagtcaactaccagagatgtaagtgctgtcacaattgttatttctgttggtgacctcaataagaaatacgtctttcgttttgtggtgtatttaccacatgatgaaccatcccctatggatgatttcaaacgagttgtcgtccACTGTCTAtaaaaaggccttctgctgattgtgggcagtgatgctgatactcatcacatgatctggagcagctcagatgtcaatttgagaagctccagtctgatggaatacttaagtagttcaaatcttggattacttattataGGAAATCGCCCCACCTTCATGGCacctgctagagaagaagtgttagacataatgctctgctcgaacagaatcagtcacgagttgacgaattggcatgtatcagattttgaatcattatctgatcatcgctacatctctatatgaacatatgaatgtaaattcgcagactttgcatttgttatattccacaaactgggaattggttatgatcaaattccatggattctctgcgtccattggaaatcctaaaaatttggatgtttccacttccggtgaattgggacacaattgtccttgcttcgagtgatctcacaatagcttgtcactttgcttataacaaatgttcctcacaactcccttcgcgggacgagtggacgattccaattacttggtaaacacttattaagtgaaactgatttcagaaacctgaatcttcatgacattctattatttttaaccagctgtggtaatgagctataggctcaatttacgctcatgcgttttgcaatgccctttttagggcactgtggaacccattgtggtatggagctacatgctctcatttcgcttatgcgatcttccctcttcaagggaccccactcctatttcctcccatctttcccttccctt
Protein-coding sequences here:
- the LOC110680586 gene encoding ubiquitin-conjugating enzyme E2 R2-like; amino-acid sequence: MSIYSRLHYFLYFQAHMKFPPDYPYSPPSIRFLTKVWHPNVYENGDLCISILHPPVDDPQSGELPCERWNPTQNVRTILLSVISLLNEPNTFSPANVDASVMYRRWRDSQGKDNEYPNIIRKQAQAAKAEAEKEGIIVPTTLEEYCIKSKTKPSSQEPQVSSTIYVLN